A region from the Halosolutus gelatinilyticus genome encodes:
- a CDS encoding ABC transporter ATP-binding protein — translation MLTTPADETTESKSIVDASNVTKRFGNHDVLTGIDLAIGKGEILLLMGPNGAGKSVLLSCLSGSALPSGGEIRLFDEVSPVEAQTSISVMFQGAMADPELSGRENLRFYEDLHPNGTDRWRDLVERLEIADEIDRPVEEYSGGMRRKIEIAITLTIDVPFYVLDEPTIELDLATIRELHDLLLEMRADEKTILVTSHAPLDAQIADRIAFLRDGTIIANGHPDDLFERLPPVLRVRGAVPPEELLVGNELFRRGDEIRGFLATDVDVERVESALRDRSGTPFIDTDEPSHTDLFNYYTYIHSISGNG, via the coding sequence ATGCTGACAACACCCGCAGACGAAACGACGGAGTCGAAGTCGATCGTCGACGCGTCCAACGTGACGAAACGGTTCGGGAACCACGACGTCCTCACCGGGATCGATCTCGCGATCGGGAAGGGCGAGATACTGCTCTTGATGGGGCCGAACGGCGCGGGCAAATCCGTGCTCCTGTCGTGCCTCTCTGGAAGCGCGCTTCCGAGCGGCGGCGAGATTCGGCTCTTCGATGAGGTGTCCCCCGTCGAGGCGCAGACCTCGATCAGCGTCATGTTTCAGGGAGCGATGGCCGATCCGGAACTCTCCGGCAGGGAAAATCTCCGGTTCTACGAGGACCTCCACCCGAACGGAACGGACCGGTGGCGCGATCTCGTCGAGCGGCTCGAAATCGCGGACGAGATCGATCGCCCCGTCGAGGAGTACTCGGGCGGGATGCGCCGGAAGATAGAGATCGCGATCACGCTGACGATCGACGTCCCGTTCTACGTCCTCGACGAGCCGACGATCGAACTCGATCTCGCGACCATTCGAGAGCTTCACGATCTCCTCCTGGAGATGCGCGCCGACGAAAAGACGATCCTCGTCACCAGCCACGCGCCGTTGGACGCGCAGATCGCCGATCGAATCGCGTTTCTGCGCGACGGGACCATCATCGCGAACGGCCATCCCGACGACCTCTTCGAGCGACTCCCGCCGGTGTTGCGAGTCCGCGGCGCCGTTCCGCCCGAGGAACTCCTGGTCGGAAACGAGCTGTTTCGCCGCGGGGACGAGATCCGCGGCTTCCTCGCGACCGACGTCGACGTCGAACGCGTCGAGTCGGCGCTCCGGGACCGATCGGGAACGCCGTTCATCGACACGGACGAACCGTCGCACACGGATCTGTTCAACTACTACACGTACATCCACTCGATCAGCGGAAACGGGTGA
- a CDS encoding ABC transporter permease: protein MTRTSVPWGAQTRTFARRQLQQLRRNKMIVFLTVAWPVLWYFLTIEFFVDVPSGTDLGPLKAVNGINYGLFGAFTVTVAVFAGAFARDLEGRRYRKLRSMPIAPTADLAGRFTAGAVLGVASYLVTILVAYAHGATFGPLTIETVAILALTLGSFCLIAMALAMVLALAVTKPEQMTTIAIVTVLMAYFVTGFNGSSPEMLADGAEMVNYLPNSLATRMQIAHWVGTETLESMTPPEAPDSIEYVGLLLGYTAAGVAASVVIVRRIAYGRD, encoded by the coding sequence ATGACACGAACCAGCGTACCGTGGGGAGCCCAGACGCGGACGTTCGCGCGCCGCCAGTTACAGCAACTGCGACGCAACAAGATGATCGTCTTCCTCACTGTCGCGTGGCCGGTGTTGTGGTACTTCCTGACGATCGAGTTCTTCGTCGACGTTCCGTCCGGAACCGACCTCGGACCGCTCAAGGCGGTCAACGGAATCAACTACGGGCTGTTCGGCGCCTTCACCGTTACCGTCGCCGTCTTCGCGGGCGCGTTCGCCCGCGACCTCGAGGGGAGGCGGTACCGAAAACTCCGTTCGATGCCGATCGCGCCGACGGCCGACCTCGCCGGCCGGTTCACCGCCGGCGCGGTACTCGGCGTCGCGTCGTACCTCGTGACGATCCTCGTCGCGTACGCGCACGGCGCGACGTTCGGCCCGCTGACGATCGAGACGGTGGCGATCCTCGCGCTGACGCTCGGGTCGTTCTGCCTGATCGCGATGGCGCTCGCGATGGTGCTCGCGCTCGCCGTCACGAAGCCCGAACAGATGACGACGATCGCCATCGTGACGGTGCTGATGGCCTACTTCGTTACCGGCTTCAACGGCTCGTCGCCGGAGATGCTCGCCGACGGCGCGGAGATGGTCAACTACCTGCCGAACTCGCTCGCAACGCGGATGCAGATCGCCCACTGGGTCGGAACCGAAACCCTCGAGTCGATGACGCCGCCGGAAGCGCCCGACTCGATCGAATACGTCGGTCTTCTCCTCGGCTACACCGCCGCCGGCGTGGCGGCCTCGGTAGTGATCGTGCGGCGAATCGCCTACGGACGTGACTAA
- a CDS encoding DUF6220 domain-containing protein, giving the protein MTASDRERSWGRYGYCALAGLFAACVLVQTYIAGMAIFVDSTNWGLHRTFIHVFEIGPILMVLVAFLGRLPWPLRLLPIGLFALISVQYATAHAFGSLAAAIHPVVAVVIFWLAVVATKRSWPRTDGAVSRAVWRTGD; this is encoded by the coding sequence ATGACGGCGTCCGACCGCGAACGGTCGTGGGGACGCTACGGCTACTGCGCACTGGCGGGACTGTTCGCCGCGTGCGTCCTCGTCCAGACCTACATCGCGGGAATGGCGATCTTCGTCGATTCGACGAACTGGGGGCTTCACAGGACGTTCATTCACGTCTTCGAGATCGGTCCCATTCTCATGGTGCTCGTCGCCTTTCTGGGGCGGCTTCCCTGGCCGTTGCGGCTGCTTCCCATCGGGTTGTTCGCCCTCATCAGCGTGCAGTACGCGACGGCCCACGCGTTCGGATCGCTGGCCGCGGCGATCCACCCGGTCGTCGCCGTCGTCATCTTCTGGCTCGCGGTCGTCGCGACGAAGCGATCGTGGCCGCGAACGGACGGCGCGGTGAGTCGGGCAGTGTGGCGAACCGGCGACTAA
- a CDS encoding sensor domain-containing protein: protein MSTKNSPETEHLGGLLGRWIGAPTRMQTYRNLLYVLLLFPRGVLYFNVLVVGFATGLGLVVVLVGIPIVAGVLAVATGLAALERTLARVLLDVEVPVDRVPDERGLWGSVKRLVIDLRTWKAVAYLVSVFAFGTAAFGAIASLMATSWSFLTAPLYYEDASVVAYGPIPRGDFTLDILFGWETLLVGLRTTFRLGSWRIETLSGALFVACLGLVLLFFVTLPLVNAIASLWGRYARLMLTVPWYWRRSDG from the coding sequence ATGTCTACGAAAAATTCCCCAGAGACGGAGCACCTCGGCGGACTCCTCGGCCGCTGGATCGGCGCTCCCACGAGAATGCAGACGTATCGGAACCTCCTGTACGTACTGTTGCTGTTCCCGCGGGGTGTTTTGTATTTCAACGTTCTCGTCGTCGGGTTCGCCACCGGGCTCGGACTCGTCGTCGTTCTCGTCGGAATTCCGATCGTCGCCGGCGTGCTCGCGGTCGCGACCGGGTTGGCCGCTCTCGAACGGACGCTCGCCCGCGTTTTATTGGACGTCGAGGTTCCGGTCGATCGCGTTCCGGACGAACGAGGACTGTGGGGGAGCGTGAAACGGCTCGTAATCGATCTCCGAACGTGGAAGGCCGTCGCGTACCTCGTCAGCGTGTTCGCGTTCGGGACCGCAGCGTTCGGCGCGATCGCGTCGCTGATGGCGACGTCGTGGAGCTTTCTCACCGCGCCGCTGTACTACGAGGACGCGTCGGTCGTCGCATACGGGCCGATTCCGCGCGGCGATTTCACGCTCGACATCCTGTTCGGCTGGGAGACGTTACTGGTCGGACTCCGAACGACGTTCCGGCTCGGTTCGTGGCGGATAGAGACCCTTTCCGGTGCGCTGTTCGTCGCCTGTCTCGGGCTCGTCCTCCTGTTTTTCGTGACGTTGCCGCTCGTCAACGCGATCGCGTCGTTGTGGGGGCGGTACGCCCGGCTCATGCTCACCGTTCCGTGGTACTGGCGGCGGTCGGACGGCTAA
- a CDS encoding CaiB/BaiF CoA transferase family protein: MPRDGKILDGLTVLDLSTFVTGGFCSAMLANQGADVIKIEQPAYGDAIRHSGPPFVDGESPYYWTVNYGKRSLELDLKNPRATAALYDLVEDADVFVQNFRPGTAERLGVDYESIADRNEDIIYLAVSAFGQTGPWRERSGYDLLIQGLSGIMSVTGEEGGQPVKVGLPVTDLVTAMWGAFGVATALYRRELTGDGEYIDLGMLESVLPWLTKQAGQVFAGNEPKRMGTKDPVLAPYQTFETADGYLNVCILNEKLWWELCEVIDRPDLPADDRFETNADRVDHIAELETELENTLRTKTTDEWIEIIAEDGGVPAGPVFDIEEALHNPQTDARGAVTEIEHPELGDVPVIEHPLKFDRARSGFERAPPLLGEHNREVFRELGYPEAKLDEMEAAGVFESAPDEDD, from the coding sequence ATGCCACGAGACGGAAAAATACTGGACGGTCTAACGGTTCTGGATCTCTCCACGTTCGTCACCGGCGGATTTTGTTCCGCGATGCTCGCGAATCAGGGTGCGGACGTTATCAAGATCGAGCAGCCGGCGTACGGCGACGCGATTCGCCACTCGGGACCGCCGTTCGTCGACGGTGAATCGCCGTACTACTGGACGGTAAATTACGGGAAGCGGAGCCTCGAACTCGATCTGAAAAATCCGCGAGCCACGGCGGCGCTGTACGATCTCGTCGAAGACGCGGACGTCTTCGTTCAGAACTTCCGGCCGGGGACCGCGGAGCGCCTCGGCGTCGATTACGAGTCCATCGCGGACCGCAACGAGGACATCATTTACCTCGCGGTCTCCGCGTTCGGACAGACCGGCCCGTGGCGGGAGCGGTCCGGGTACGACTTGCTTATTCAGGGGCTGAGCGGGATCATGAGCGTCACGGGCGAGGAGGGCGGGCAGCCGGTAAAGGTCGGCCTCCCGGTGACGGATCTCGTCACCGCGATGTGGGGCGCGTTCGGCGTCGCGACGGCGCTGTACCGGAGGGAGCTGACCGGAGACGGCGAGTACATCGATCTCGGAATGCTGGAATCGGTGCTTCCGTGGCTCACCAAACAGGCCGGGCAGGTTTTCGCCGGGAACGAACCGAAACGGATGGGGACGAAGGATCCGGTGCTCGCGCCGTACCAGACGTTCGAGACCGCGGACGGCTACCTCAACGTCTGCATCCTCAACGAGAAGCTCTGGTGGGAGCTCTGCGAGGTGATCGATCGCCCGGATCTGCCGGCCGACGACCGCTTCGAGACGAACGCCGACCGCGTCGACCACATCGCGGAGCTCGAAACGGAGCTCGAAAACACGCTCCGGACGAAGACGACCGACGAGTGGATCGAGATCATCGCCGAGGACGGCGGCGTTCCGGCGGGTCCCGTGTTCGACATCGAGGAGGCGCTGCACAACCCGCAGACCGATGCTCGCGGTGCGGTGACCGAGATCGAACACCCGGAACTCGGCGACGTCCCCGTGATCGAACACCCGCTGAAGTTCGATCGCGCCCGGAGCGGGTTCGAGCGTGCGCCGCCGCTCCTCGGCGAACACAACCGCGAGGTGTTTCGGGAACTGGGGTACCCGGAGGCGAAACTCGACGAGATGGAAGCGGCCGGCGTCTTCGAAAGCGCACCCGACGAGGACGACTGA
- a CDS encoding TetR/AcrR family transcriptional regulator: MSEPDGKVSSKDTREVIMEATFRALSKHGYKDLRMRHIGEEMELTRQVIHYHFDGKYDLMSSFLEYIIDQYEGSVEVDADADPRTELDARIDQCLFGPEFSEFTHWDRMKVYHELYTHAQNDGQHRDIFNEHYDRIRGSIVEVVDDGIERGLFEEVDAKRMGQLITDVIHAARGRRISLGHEDAPEEARRAIDEFILDSLCVDEDT, from the coding sequence ATGAGCGAACCCGACGGGAAAGTCTCCTCCAAAGACACGCGGGAGGTGATCATGGAGGCCACGTTCCGTGCGCTGAGCAAGCACGGATACAAGGATCTCAGGATGCGTCACATCGGAGAGGAGATGGAACTGACCCGGCAGGTTATTCACTATCACTTCGACGGGAAGTACGACCTGATGTCGTCCTTTTTAGAATATATCATCGACCAGTACGAGGGAAGCGTCGAAGTGGACGCGGACGCGGACCCTCGGACGGAACTCGACGCGCGAATCGACCAGTGTCTGTTCGGTCCGGAATTCAGCGAGTTCACGCATTGGGATCGCATGAAAGTGTACCACGAACTGTACACGCACGCGCAAAACGACGGGCAACACCGGGACATTTTCAACGAACACTACGATCGGATCCGAGGGAGCATCGTCGAGGTCGTCGACGACGGGATCGAACGAGGGCTGTTCGAAGAGGTCGACGCCAAGCGGATGGGGCAACTCATTACGGACGTGATCCACGCCGCGCGCGGCCGGCGGATCTCACTCGGTCACGAGGACGCGCCCGAGGAAGCTCGCCGGGCGATCGACGAGTTTATCCTCGACTCGCTGTGCGTCGACGAAGACACGTAA
- a CDS encoding amidohydrolase family protein has translation MSQTLIRGGTIVSLDPEIGQVDDGDVMIEGGEIVEIGRGLTASNAEVIDAESHIVLPGFVDSHIHLAQTQVRGIAGDWSLMGEYFDHMLGNITGLYQPEDMYLGGLFGALEKLYTGTTTALDWSYPNSLEHGERAVDALQDAGLRAVYTYGPPGDDAAKWWFNSDVGLPQQNIRELYTEKIRDDDLLNPALGLRGPDFCTDETARNDMELAREMGALATIHMGAALWPSSVYGEDYQGFGCIQDMLGPDVNIAHGNHFSQEDIQHAVDAGASFSSTPEVEMQMGHGIPVTGKVLEAGGRPTWGVDVCSNISSDMGSQMRVGMQVQRMFDNQEILEGNEEVAEVSITCRDTLEMATIEGAKALGMEDEIGTLTPGKRADVIMLREDDFLTAPSHDPIQTVVFQSDPSHIDTVLVDGEVVKRDGELLNPLVDEEFDRFVQSGRRLIDEAGLEL, from the coding sequence ATGTCACAGACACTCATACGGGGCGGGACGATCGTCTCCCTCGATCCGGAAATCGGGCAGGTAGACGACGGGGACGTCATGATCGAAGGCGGCGAAATCGTCGAAATCGGTCGCGGCCTGACCGCGTCGAACGCCGAGGTCATCGACGCGGAGAGCCACATCGTCCTGCCGGGATTCGTCGACTCGCACATTCACCTCGCACAGACCCAAGTCAGGGGTATCGCCGGGGACTGGTCGCTCATGGGTGAATACTTCGATCACATGCTCGGCAATATCACCGGGCTCTACCAGCCCGAAGACATGTACCTCGGCGGCCTCTTCGGCGCGCTGGAGAAGCTCTATACGGGGACGACCACGGCCCTGGACTGGTCGTATCCCAACTCGCTCGAACACGGCGAACGGGCCGTCGACGCGCTTCAGGATGCTGGATTGCGCGCGGTGTACACCTACGGCCCGCCGGGTGACGACGCGGCGAAGTGGTGGTTCAACAGCGATGTCGGCCTCCCCCAACAGAACATCCGCGAGCTCTACACCGAGAAGATCCGCGACGACGACCTGCTCAACCCGGCGCTCGGGCTTCGGGGGCCGGATTTCTGTACCGACGAGACAGCCCGCAACGACATGGAACTGGCGCGAGAGATGGGGGCGCTCGCGACCATTCACATGGGTGCCGCGCTGTGGCCGTCGTCGGTCTACGGTGAGGACTACCAGGGCTTCGGCTGCATCCAGGACATGCTCGGGCCGGACGTCAACATCGCCCACGGCAACCACTTCTCGCAGGAGGACATCCAGCACGCGGTCGACGCCGGCGCGTCCTTCTCGTCGACACCGGAGGTCGAGATGCAGATGGGCCACGGCATCCCCGTCACGGGGAAGGTGCTCGAGGCCGGCGGGCGCCCGACCTGGGGCGTCGACGTTTGCTCGAACATCAGCAGCGATATGGGCAGCCAGATGCGGGTCGGCATGCAGGTCCAGCGGATGTTCGACAACCAGGAGATCCTGGAGGGCAACGAGGAGGTCGCCGAGGTGAGCATCACCTGCCGTGACACCCTCGAGATGGCCACCATCGAGGGCGCGAAGGCCCTCGGCATGGAGGACGAGATCGGGACGCTCACGCCCGGCAAGCGGGCCGACGTCATCATGCTGCGGGAGGACGACTTCCTGACCGCGCCGTCGCACGACCCGATCCAGACCGTCGTCTTCCAGTCCGACCCCTCGCACATCGACACGGTGCTGGTCGACGGCGAGGTCGTCAAACGGGATGGCGAACTGCTGAACCCCCTCGTCGACGAGGAGTTCGACCGGTTCGTCCAGTCCGGGCGGCGGCTGATCGACGAGGCCGGTTTGGAGCTGTAA
- a CDS encoding fumarylacetoacetate hydrolase family protein, whose translation MRLGQYSTTDGAQDWVGAKTDDRTVVNLVEAGAAAGVEIPRESTDLLAEWEWRRKTELAVEYAEQTGVGVRDVDDVDRLAPITDPEKVVCVGLNYRDHAEEGDNPIPDEPVLFSKFPTTVTGPGSTITWDPDLTEKVDYEAELVVVIGRETRRVDREDAFDHVAGYLVGNDVSARDLQHGDGQWVRGKSLDTFAPIGPELVTTDEVDDPHDLDIWAEVNGERLQESSTSSLIFGVDDLVSFCSQAFTLKPGDLIFTGTPPGVGVYREPPVLLDDGDSVTIGIDGIGELTNDCRCG comes from the coding sequence ATGAGACTCGGACAATACAGCACGACGGACGGAGCACAGGACTGGGTCGGAGCGAAGACGGACGACCGGACGGTCGTCAACCTCGTCGAAGCCGGCGCCGCCGCCGGCGTCGAGATTCCGCGCGAGAGCACCGACCTGCTGGCCGAGTGGGAGTGGCGGCGCAAGACCGAACTGGCCGTCGAGTACGCCGAGCAGACCGGGGTGGGCGTCCGGGACGTCGACGACGTGGACCGACTCGCACCGATAACGGATCCGGAGAAGGTGGTGTGCGTCGGCCTCAATTACCGGGATCACGCCGAGGAAGGCGACAACCCCATTCCCGACGAGCCCGTGCTCTTCTCGAAGTTTCCTACGACGGTGACCGGTCCGGGGAGCACGATCACCTGGGATCCAGATCTCACGGAGAAGGTCGATTACGAGGCGGAACTGGTCGTCGTGATCGGTCGCGAGACGCGGCGGGTCGATCGGGAGGACGCGTTCGATCACGTCGCCGGCTATCTGGTCGGCAACGACGTCTCCGCACGGGACCTCCAGCACGGCGACGGCCAGTGGGTTCGCGGGAAAAGCCTCGATACGTTCGCGCCGATCGGTCCGGAGCTCGTGACGACAGACGAGGTGGACGACCCCCACGACCTCGACATCTGGGCCGAGGTGAACGGGGAGCGCCTGCAGGAGTCGTCCACGTCGAGCCTGATCTTCGGCGTCGACGACCTGGTGTCGTTTTGCAGTCAGGCGTTTACGCTCAAGCCGGGCGATCTCATCTTTACCGGAACGCCCCCCGGAGTGGGCGTCTACCGGGAGCCGCCGGTGCTCCTCGACGATGGCGACAGCGTGACGATCGGGATCGATGGAATCGGCGAATTGACGAACGACTGTAGGTGCGGGTAA